ATGAATCCTGGCTCCGACCAGTCCTTCCTTGATGCGTTCCTTGATCCGCAGCATCGCCGCATCGATCGTGGCGAGCGAGGTCGCGCGGTCCTCGATCGGCAGATAGGTGAGGTCGATGTCCACCGAAAGTCGCGGCAGGTCACGCACGAACAGATTGATCGCTGTTCCGCCTTTCAGCGCGAAGATATCCTCCTTCGCGACGTGAGGCATAACACGCAGAAGAAGAGCGACCTGTCTCCGGTAGCCGTCGAGAAACGCCATACAGCTATTCTCCCGCCAGGTCGGAGGGCACGGTGATGTTGTAGCGCCGGTCGAGCTTCCCTCCTTTGACCAGGACGCGTTTGCCCGATCCGAGATCCAGGCGGGAAACATCGAGCTTCGAACGCCAGGCATGGCCATGGCGATCCGCGAAGAAGAGGAAGAGACGCTTCACTTTTACGCTCGCGCACGCCTCAAGAAGTGTCTGAAGGCGACGTGGGCTGAGGTCGCTCATTCCTTCCATCAGCATGTCGACCTGATGGAAGCTCTCATGGGGAAGCTCATCGAGCAGTTCGAGAACGGCGCGTTCCTTGCTCGAACAGCGGATCGGCAAGGTCGTGCCGGCGGTGCTGGACATCCGGGGCGCAGGCTCGGGAGGAATCTCGCCGTCGACTGGAAACAGCCGGAGGCTGTTATGCCAGCGGAACGAGACATCGAGTGGCAGGCTGTCGAGCCATGTCGGCGGCCGGCTTGGCCCATAGAGATGGACTTCGCGCACCGTTATGGAGAGATAATGAGCGTAGCCCTGCTGTTCGAGCGCTGTGCGCCCGCCAACTGTCAAAGGCAGGTCCAACAGGGATTGCAGTGAGATAACGGCCTGTTCCCAGGTGAGCGGTCCACGCGAGCGGCGATAGACGCGCCGGGTCGGGCTATCGAGCCATCCCGCGCGAACATATTGGCTCCGCAGCGATGATGAGTAACCATGGGCTTCCATCCATGCCGCGTCGACCAGCAGGCTCTCTGGGAGATCCCGTTGCAGCCGGTTTAATTTTCCTAATGTTTGCGAAGCCATGCTATGCATTTTGACAGATTGGGAAACTACTGTCGAGTTTATTAATTTCGAAATTGGCTAAGCCTTGCTTGGCATTATCAGAGCTCGGCAAACTGGATCGTGCGACCGTAGGTCAATACACTTATCCGCCCTAGGCATGGCGATTCGCGGGCCAATTGACGGGATGCGCAACACGGCGACACCGACAGGACTGTCAAGGACTGCGCCGTTTCGCCCTGTGGCGCGGGCGGCGGGGTCCAGCCTCAATGATCCCTTGGTCGTTTCGAAGGATCTGCGCGTCGATGAGCGCCCTGGCGACAAGCTCTGAGCGCTTGTAGACGCCGTAACGCTGCTTTGCGTGGGAGACGAAATAGCGCACCGAGGTCTCGCTCAGACCGAGTATCTGGCTGATCTCCCAATCGCTCTTGCCGACGGCGACCAATGCCGTGCATTGAGCTTCGCGG
The sequence above is drawn from the Rhizorhabdus dicambivorans genome and encodes:
- a CDS encoding type IV toxin-antitoxin system AbiEi family antitoxin; the encoded protein is MASQTLGKLNRLQRDLPESLLVDAAWMEAHGYSSSLRSQYVRAGWLDSPTRRVYRRSRGPLTWEQAVISLQSLLDLPLTVGGRTALEQQGYAHYLSITVREVHLYGPSRPPTWLDSLPLDVSFRWHNSLRLFPVDGEIPPEPAPRMSSTAGTTLPIRCSSKERAVLELLDELPHESFHQVDMLMEGMSDLSPRRLQTLLEACASVKVKRLFLFFADRHGHAWRSKLDVSRLDLGSGKRVLVKGGKLDRRYNITVPSDLAGE